The Roseiconus lacunae genome has a segment encoding these proteins:
- a CDS encoding STAS domain-containing protein, whose protein sequence is MSATTTENNGEVLVVGFMDSKILDSQRIEQVGRELQEAVPQAINKKLLLNFRGVSFMSSAMITKLVMLNKTCKAQSVNLKFCEVSPNVLEVFKITNLNKLFDIQASEEKAISSFEKKGWFS, encoded by the coding sequence ATGTCGGCCACCACAACGGAAAATAACGGCGAAGTCTTGGTTGTCGGGTTTATGGACAGCAAGATTCTCGATAGCCAACGAATTGAGCAGGTCGGCCGGGAATTGCAGGAGGCCGTACCGCAAGCGATCAACAAGAAACTGTTGTTGAACTTTCGAGGCGTCTCATTCATGTCGTCGGCGATGATCACGAAGTTGGTCATGCTGAATAAGACTTGCAAGGCTCAGAGCGTGAACCTGAAGTTTTGCGAGGTCTCTCCGAACGTCCTCGAGGTCTTCAAAATCACCAACCTCAATAAGCTGTTTGACATCCAAGCATCTGAGGAAAAGGCGATCTCTAGCTTCGAAAAGAAAGGTTGGTTTAGCTGA
- the typA gene encoding translational GTPase TypA: MSQSEPLAVSEQDGASERRADIRNVVIIAHVDHGKTTMVDCLLRQSGQFRDTELKGEQILDSNDLERERGITILSKNIAISYRDVKINLIDTPGHADFGGEVERVVRMADGCLVLVDAAEGPMPQTRYVLEKALNAGVKPIIVVNKIDRPDARSAEALDEALELLAELGGEDQLDSVAYVFASAKAGFATDDPETPSEDMRPLLDLLVDHLPGPVVDTKSSLRMMATTLDWSKYVGRIAIGRIGAGEITEGQTIDLHQKEGVVKHKVAGLYVFDKLGRTKTETATAGDIVAIEGLEGVEIGDTISKVDANNPYPRLEVDEPTLEMVFAVNSSPLAGREGKYVTTRQIKGRLEKELERNVALRVEMIPGTEAYAVKGRGVLHLAVLIETMRREGYELSIGKPRVINREIDGKLHEPFEQLRVEVPTEAMGPVMELVGLRRGALEEMKQRGEYSLLRFTIPSRGLIGLRTRLLNATRGTAVIHNRFDSYRPLEAEVPRRSNGVLISMVSGKTMPFALFGLQDRGEFFVPAGIDVYEGMIVGENARDNDITVNPCREKKLTNMRASGSDENVILKPPRDMSLEMALEYIEDDELVEVTPESIRLRKILLKESERRRERRS; the protein is encoded by the coding sequence TTGTCTCAGTCCGAACCACTTGCAGTTTCCGAACAAGACGGCGCATCCGAACGACGTGCCGATATTCGGAATGTCGTCATTATCGCCCACGTCGACCATGGCAAGACGACCATGGTTGACTGCTTGCTGCGACAGAGCGGCCAGTTCCGTGACACGGAATTGAAAGGCGAGCAGATTTTGGACTCCAACGACTTAGAGCGAGAGCGTGGGATCACGATTCTGTCGAAGAACATCGCGATCAGTTATCGGGACGTCAAAATCAACTTGATCGACACGCCTGGTCACGCCGACTTTGGCGGTGAGGTCGAGCGAGTGGTGCGAATGGCTGACGGTTGTTTGGTGTTGGTCGATGCCGCCGAAGGCCCGATGCCGCAGACGCGCTATGTTCTGGAAAAGGCCCTCAACGCGGGCGTCAAACCGATTATCGTGGTGAACAAAATCGATCGGCCCGACGCACGGTCTGCCGAGGCGCTCGATGAGGCCCTCGAATTACTCGCCGAACTCGGTGGGGAAGATCAACTCGACTCGGTCGCTTATGTGTTCGCGAGTGCGAAAGCTGGGTTTGCGACCGACGATCCGGAGACGCCGAGTGAAGACATGCGGCCGCTACTCGATCTATTGGTCGATCACCTTCCGGGGCCCGTCGTCGATACCAAGTCTTCCCTGCGGATGATGGCGACGACGTTGGACTGGAGCAAATATGTTGGCCGAATCGCGATCGGCCGAATCGGTGCGGGAGAGATCACCGAGGGGCAAACGATCGATTTGCACCAAAAAGAGGGCGTGGTCAAGCACAAAGTTGCTGGCTTGTATGTGTTTGATAAGCTCGGGCGAACGAAGACCGAGACGGCCACTGCCGGTGACATCGTCGCGATCGAAGGTCTTGAGGGTGTCGAGATCGGTGACACGATTTCGAAGGTCGACGCGAATAATCCCTACCCGCGGTTGGAAGTCGATGAGCCGACGCTGGAAATGGTGTTCGCGGTCAATTCGTCACCACTGGCCGGACGCGAAGGCAAGTACGTGACGACGCGTCAGATTAAGGGCCGGTTGGAAAAGGAGTTGGAGCGGAATGTCGCCCTGCGGGTCGAAATGATCCCGGGTACCGAGGCCTACGCGGTGAAGGGGCGCGGCGTATTGCACCTGGCGGTCTTGATCGAAACGATGCGGCGCGAGGGATACGAGCTGAGCATTGGTAAGCCACGTGTGATTAACCGCGAAATCGACGGCAAGCTTCATGAGCCGTTTGAGCAACTTCGGGTTGAGGTTCCGACCGAGGCAATGGGGCCGGTCATGGAGTTGGTCGGCCTGCGACGTGGCGCGCTCGAGGAAATGAAGCAGCGTGGCGAGTACAGCTTGCTGCGTTTCACCATTCCATCGCGGGGGTTGATCGGGTTGCGAACGCGATTGCTTAATGCGACTCGTGGGACCGCAGTGATTCACAACCGTTTCGATAGCTACCGTCCGCTAGAAGCCGAGGTTCCCCGTCGATCCAACGGTGTGTTGATTTCGATGGTCAGTGGGAAGACGATGCCGTTTGCCCTGTTCGGGTTGCAGGATCGTGGCGAATTTTTCGTGCCCGCCGGGATCGATGTCTATGAAGGCATGATTGTAGGCGAGAATGCTCGTGACAATGACATCACGGTGAATCCTTGCCGCGAGAAAAAGCTGACCAATATGCGTGCCTCTGGTAGCGACGAAAATGTAATTTTAAAGCCGCCGCGCGATATGTCGCTCGAAATGGCACTCGAATACATCGAAGATGACGAACTGGTCGAAGTGACACCGGAAAGCATTCGGTTGCGGAAGATCCTGTTGAAGGAATCCGAACGCCGTCGCGAGCGGCGAAGCTAG
- a CDS encoding Na(+)-translocating NADH-quinone reductase subunit A, translated as MITIKEGLDLPILGNPAQHIEVAKPVKQVALLGDDYIGMKPTMLVSPGDKVKLGQPLFTDKKTEGVTYTSPAAGTVADVIRGKKRKFEAIIIDVDPSPAESDSVTFDVGDLDSMSGEALTSLLTESGLWTALRTRPFGKIPAPGTTPSSIFVQAIDTNPLAACPATAMADRKDQFIVGLRALTKLTEGTVHVCKAPGSEIPGDGVNGVQVTEFGGPHPAGLVGTHIHELDPVGPNKMAWYLGYQDVIAIGALITTGKLDVRRVISLAGPVIDKPRLLETRLGASVTELIDGEYDSDVKVRPISGSVLNGHTAIAPHQFLGRFHTQISVLAEGDVREFLGWQMPGFDKYSTTRVFASAMLPGKKFAFTTSTGGSERAMVPLGTYEKVMPLDILPTQLLRALIVRDTDQAQQLGALELEEEDLALCTFVCPGKYEYGSLLRENLTTIEREG; from the coding sequence ATGATCACGATCAAAGAGGGACTGGATCTTCCGATTCTCGGCAATCCCGCCCAGCACATTGAAGTTGCCAAGCCTGTCAAACAGGTCGCATTACTTGGCGACGATTACATCGGAATGAAGCCAACCATGTTGGTGTCGCCCGGTGACAAGGTCAAACTCGGTCAACCGTTGTTCACGGACAAGAAAACCGAGGGCGTGACCTACACGTCGCCGGCCGCCGGTACGGTCGCGGACGTCATCCGCGGAAAGAAACGAAAATTTGAAGCGATCATCATCGACGTTGATCCCTCGCCCGCCGAAAGTGACAGCGTCACCTTTGACGTCGGCGATTTGGACTCGATGAGCGGTGAAGCGTTGACGTCCCTGCTGACCGAAAGCGGTCTATGGACGGCACTGCGGACACGCCCGTTTGGAAAGATCCCCGCGCCCGGAACGACGCCGAGTTCGATCTTTGTCCAAGCGATCGACACCAACCCACTTGCGGCTTGCCCCGCAACGGCGATGGCGGACCGAAAGGACCAATTCATCGTCGGCCTTCGAGCCCTCACTAAGCTGACCGAAGGCACCGTACATGTTTGTAAAGCTCCGGGATCCGAAATCCCCGGTGACGGGGTCAACGGCGTTCAAGTCACCGAGTTTGGCGGTCCACACCCCGCGGGGCTCGTGGGCACGCACATCCACGAACTCGACCCGGTCGGTCCGAACAAAATGGCTTGGTACCTCGGCTACCAAGACGTGATCGCAATCGGGGCGTTGATCACAACCGGCAAGCTGGACGTTCGCCGCGTGATTTCGCTGGCGGGCCCGGTCATCGACAAACCGCGTTTGCTAGAAACCCGTCTCGGCGCTTCGGTGACCGAGTTGATCGACGGGGAGTATGACAGCGATGTTAAAGTTCGCCCGATCTCCGGTTCGGTGCTCAACGGGCACACCGCCATCGCCCCGCATCAGTTCCTGGGCCGATTCCACACGCAGATTTCCGTGCTTGCCGAAGGCGACGTGCGGGAATTCCTCGGCTGGCAAATGCCCGGGTTTGATAAGTACAGCACCACGCGAGTGTTCGCGTCGGCGATGTTGCCCGGGAAAAAATTTGCCTTCACGACCTCGACCGGCGGCAGCGAGCGTGCCATGGTCCCATTGGGGACGTACGAAAAGGTCATGCCACTGGACATCCTGCCGACGCAATTGCTGCGGGCGTTGATTGTCCGCGACACCGATCAAGCCCAACAGCTCGGCGCCCTCGAACTTGAAGAAGAAGACTTGGCGTTGTGCACGTTCGTTTGTCCCGGGAAGTATGAATACGGATCCCTGCTTCGCGAGAACCTGACAACGATCGAGCGTGAAGGCTAA
- a CDS encoding NADH:ubiquinone reductase (Na(+)-transporting) subunit B, with protein MKALRDALDKVHPLFAKGGPLQIAYPMYEALDTFLYTPGEVAHGKTHVRDTIDLKRMMITVVMALVPATLFGMWNVGYQANLAIQQAAEAGELYQGGLYYDFHHWLGFANDPSNITDCFFLGAIHFLPMYIVCMFVGGHIELVFSVLRGHEINEGFLVTGLLFPLTLPASIPLWQVAVGISFGVIVAKEVFGGTGRNFLNVALTSRAFLYFAYAGQISGDKVWTAVDGFSGATALGQMAAATPDPSGETNAAIASLQSVPYALGQADPVTWTEPITLTSAFLGTIQGCVGETSTLMCFIGAAILIGTGIGSWKIMAGVLGGVTATALFLNGVSGHTNPMMDVPFYWHFAVGGLAFGLVFMATDPVSASMTETGKWIYGGLIGFMTVLIRCINPAFPEGIMLAILFGNVFAPLIDYFVVSMNVRRRMARYAAT; from the coding sequence ATGAAAGCACTTCGCGATGCTCTGGACAAAGTCCATCCGCTCTTTGCCAAGGGCGGACCGCTGCAGATCGCGTATCCAATGTACGAGGCGCTCGACACGTTCTTGTACACACCGGGCGAAGTCGCGCATGGCAAAACGCACGTGCGCGACACGATCGATCTGAAGCGAATGATGATCACAGTGGTCATGGCACTCGTGCCAGCGACCTTATTCGGTATGTGGAACGTCGGTTACCAAGCAAACTTGGCGATCCAACAAGCCGCCGAAGCCGGAGAGCTTTACCAAGGCGGACTTTACTACGACTTCCACCACTGGCTCGGCTTCGCCAACGATCCGAGCAACATCACGGATTGCTTCTTCTTGGGGGCGATCCACTTTCTTCCGATGTACATCGTTTGCATGTTCGTCGGGGGACACATCGAGTTGGTTTTCAGTGTTCTACGCGGGCACGAGATCAACGAAGGCTTTTTGGTAACCGGTCTGCTGTTTCCCCTGACGTTGCCCGCGTCGATTCCGCTGTGGCAAGTCGCCGTGGGGATCTCGTTCGGGGTGATCGTCGCTAAGGAAGTGTTCGGCGGCACGGGGCGGAACTTCTTGAACGTGGCATTGACCAGTCGTGCGTTCTTGTACTTTGCCTACGCCGGCCAAATCAGTGGTGACAAAGTCTGGACGGCGGTGGACGGTTTCAGCGGTGCGACGGCCCTCGGCCAAATGGCCGCGGCTACGCCCGACCCGAGTGGCGAAACGAACGCCGCGATCGCGTCGTTGCAAAGTGTTCCCTATGCCCTCGGCCAAGCCGACCCGGTCACCTGGACCGAGCCGATCACCCTGACCAGCGCGTTTCTTGGGACCATTCAAGGCTGCGTCGGCGAAACCAGCACGCTGATGTGCTTCATCGGTGCGGCGATCCTGATCGGAACCGGCATCGGCTCGTGGAAAATCATGGCCGGCGTCCTCGGCGGCGTGACCGCAACGGCACTGTTCCTTAATGGCGTCAGTGGCCACACCAACCCGATGATGGACGTTCCGTTTTACTGGCACTTTGCCGTCGGCGGTCTGGCCTTTGGACTGGTCTTTATGGCGACTGACCCTGTCAGCGCCTCGATGACTGAAACTGGAAAATGGATCTATGGCGGTTTGATCGGGTTCATGACGGTGCTGATCCGCTGCATCAACCCGGCGTTCCCCGAAGGTATCATGCTGGCGATTCTGTTCGGCAACGTCTTCGCCCCACTGATCGATTACTTCGTTGTCTCCATGAATGTTCGCCGGAGGATGGCTCGTTATGCCGCAACGTGA